The following coding sequences are from one Cryptococcus deuterogattii R265 chromosome 1, complete sequence window:
- a CDS encoding glycerol-3-phosphate dehydrogenase — protein sequence MFRGRSYMPGRRAFAVTTTTTLAVGSAYLYFRPQPIRLEDASSVYDVKRPLNLSWKPPTRDQMLAHLGTSGIYVSRTQEGGPELGEVKGEKKESEDDDIFDLLIVGGGATGAGTALDAVSRGLKVACVERDDFSSGTSSKSTKLVHGGVRYLQKAVFELDYEQWKLVKEALRERRIFLDTAPHLSHMLPILLPIYNWWQLPYYYAGCKLYDVLAGKENMESAYWVGKGKALEAFPTLKKEGLVGGVVYYDGQHNDSRMNISIMMTAVQHGAVVANYTEVTELHKKADPSRNGQERIYAATVKDNLTGKTMKVRCRGIINATGPFSDGIRQLDEPSVQNIVAPSAGVHISLPSYFGSKSMGLLDPATSDGRVIFFLPWQGVLIAGTTDSPTNLSQNPIPDEKEIQWILDEVDHYLSPDVKARREDILAAWSGIRPLVKDPDSKNTESLVRNHIINTSKGGLMTIAGGKWTTYRAMAEETVDAAVKEFNLKPNGPTRTHHLKLIGGHAWSKVMYIKLLQEYGLETEVAKHLSESYGDRAWTVASFANPTGESWPKHGIRFYRRYPYIEAECRYACRCEYAQTAVDFLARRIRLSFLDIHATVVALPRVIDIMSEELGWDAKRRAEELESTIKFLQSMGLGSKPDRDYAHELSERRGERRQIPIERSAGGA from the exons ATGTTCCGCGGGAGATCATATATGCCAGGCCGACGTGCATTCGCCGTCACAACCACGACAACCCTTGCGGTTGGTTCTGCGTATCTCTACTTCCGTCCTCAGCCAATTCGGCTAGAAGACGCTTCATCAGTCTATGATGTCAAGCGGCCCCTCAATCTTTCGTGGAAGCCACCTACACGAGATCAGATGCTTGCTCATCTCGGCACGTCGGGCATTTACGTCAGTCGGACCCAAGAGGGTGGACCGGAGTTAGGCGAAGTCAAAGgcgagaaaaaggagagcgAAGACGACGACATTTTCGATCTTTTGATTGTCGGTGGCGGAGCCACAGGTGCTGGTACTGCTCTCGACGCAGTTAGTAGAGGTTTAAAAGTGGCGTGTGTAGAGAGAGACGATTTCTCCAGCGGCACATCCTCAAAGAGTACAAAACTTGTTCACGGGGGTGTCCGTTATCTCCAAAAAGCCGTCTTTGAGCTTGACTATG AGCAATGGAAACTTGTCAAGGAGGCCCTTAGAGAGCGTCGTATTTTCCTAGACACTGCCCCTCATCTCAGTCACATGCTTCC CATCCTATTACCCATCTACAACTGGTGGCAGCTGCCATACTACTATGCCGGTTGTAAACTCTACGATGTCCTTGCTGGTAAAGAGAACATGGAAAGCGCCTATTGGGTaggcaaaggaaaagcGTTGGAAGCTTTCCCcactttgaagaaggagggacTTGTCGGCGGTGTTGTCTACTATGATG GTCAACATAACGACTCCCGTATGAACATATCTATTATGATGACTGCTGTCCAACATGGTGCAGTCGTTGCCAACTATACAGAAGTTACAGAGCTTCACAAGAAGGCCGATCCTTCGCGAAATGGTCAGGAAAGAATCTACGCCGCTACCGTCAAGGACAACTTGACCGGAAAGACTATGAAGGTCCGATGTAGA GGTATTATCAACGCGACTGGACCCTTCAGTGATGGTATTAGGCAGCTAGATGAACCCAGTGTTCAAAATATCGTGGCTCCTAGCGCAGGTGTCCATATCTCCCTTCCT AGCTACTTCGGCTCCAAGTCTATGGGCCTTCTTGATCCAGCCACCTCTGATGGCCGagtcattttcttccttccttggcAGGGCGTCCTTATCGCTGGTACAACAGACTCTCCCACCAACCTCTCGCAGAACCCCATTCcggatgaaaaagaaatccAATGGATCTTGGATGAGGTCGATCACTATTTGTCACCCGATgtgaaggcaagaagggaggatATTCTTGCTGCTTGGTCCGGCATTAGACCGCTGGTCAAAGACCCTGATTCCAAAAACACTGAATCTCTCGTAAGGAACCACATCATCAATACCTCTAAGGGAGGTCTGATGACCATTGCAGGTGGCAAGTGGACTACCTA TCGAGCAATGGCAGAAGAAACTGTCGACGCTGCTGTTAAAGAGTTCAACCTCAAACCCAATGGCCCTACACGAACCCATCACCTTAAACTCATCGGTGGTCACGCTTGGTCCAAGGTCATGTAtatcaagcttcttcaagagtaCGGTCTCGAAACCGAAGTCGCCAAGCACCTCTCTGAATCTTACGGTGACCGAGCATGGACGGTTGCTTCCTTTGCTAATCCCACTGGAGAAAGCTGGCCGAAGCACGGTATCAGGTTCTACCGCCGATACCCCTACATTGAAGCTGAATGCCGATACGCTTGTCGATGTGAATACGCCCAAACGGCTGTCGACTTCCTTGCTAGACGCATTCGTTTGTCCTTCCTTGATATTCATGCGACAGTGGTTGCTCTTCCTAGGGTCATTGACATAATGAGTGAGGAGCTCGGTTGGGATGCGAAGAGGAGGGCGGAAGAGTTAGAGTCAACGATCAAGTTCCTGCAGTCCATGGGACTC GGCTCCAAGCCTGACCGAGACTATGCTCACGAATTAAGTGAGAGGCGTGGCGAAAGGAGGCAGATCCCCATCGAGAGGTCTGCTGGTGGAGCGTAG
- a CDS encoding nuclear pore complex protein Nup93 (genome sequence mistake), with product MSTNTPYRPHSHGPATRPPAASALSSLLAQANSLNEADYDSELPQIRFGIDDIERMSEVVAGRGKRVKSEKGEAFNLLSNLGVNTSQLAHSISQLPSEPTAPRPRRRRAAQVQAQAAEQVPELGRGFVAAEGDIGTWGRNWHEMVILSGIEMQRQRIINSFQKQFQQRILQNWQLEKARVLQDELGVTDDELAGIVDAARLASSALGSSSLGRSVLGASTRRFPMGQSTLGKSTTAESREGGLVMHTKMVRYERVIGELNQKRLRKEPYEFCQALSESTKNDSKNPLLWQSFSLLAHLVYEPSLRDSEYHGSSHSEAVPPVAEPVNERQYSAAYLGDQKAHQAALLRGRLVTGGLKYLERDFERHVDETIVRNPKEAALGGVPGIRNKIRAFVDVTLRTKEAREAYKPEAVNGTLLWAQTYYLVRCGYIDDALNLVAENQQHISRDDWSFPGCFKSAMQSPERRLSKTQRDQLYNDFNAHIRNNPLIDQFKAALYKLVGRFELNRKTAKVATTTEDWMWLQLNLVRENRDGDAPQEQYDLADLGRLLEKYGSDKFDANGTKPLAWFNLLLFTAQFEKYVCIS from the exons ATGAGCACAAATACTCCATACAGACCTCATAGCCATGGCCCAGCAACAAGACCTCCAGCGGCATCCGCTCTTTCCTCACTGCTCGCTCAGGCGAACTCGCTGAACGAAGCCGACTATGACTCGGAGCTTCCACAGATCAGGTTCGGCATCGACGATATCGAGAGGATGAGCGAGGTTGTTGCaggaagaggcaagagGGTAAAAAGCgaaaagggagaggc ATTCAACCTACTCTCAAACCTCGGTGTCAACACTTCCCAGCTTGCTCACTCAATATCTCAACTTCCATCCGAACCTACTGCGCCCcgtcctcgtcgtcgcCGTGCTGCTCAAGTTCAAGCACAAGCGGCCGAACAAGTGCCAGAGCTTGGACGTGGTTTTGTTGCGGCTGAAGGTGATATCGGAACATGGGGCAGAAACTGGCATGAGATGGTTATCCTGAGCGGTATTGAAATGCAGAGACAAAGA ATTATCAATTCTTTCCAGAAACAATTTCAACAACGAATCCTCCAAAATTGGCAGCTCGAGAAAGCTCGAGTCCTCCAAGACGAACTAGGCGTGACCGACGACGAGCTTGCAGGTATCGTTGATGCCGCTCGGTTGGCTTCAAGTGCATTGGGCAGCTCGTCCTTGGGCAGGAGCGTCCTTGGAGCTAGCACAAGACGGTTTCCCATGGGGCAATCCACCCTAGGCAAATCTACGACCGCAGAGTCAAGGGAAGGTGGTTTGGTCATGCACACCAAAATGGTGAGGTACGAGCGGGTCATTGGGGAGCTCAACCAGAAGCGTTTGCGGAAGGAGCCATACGAGTTTTGTCAGGCATTGTCAGAAAGTACCAAGAATGACTCT AAAAATCCTCTCCTCTGGCAGTCATTCAGTCTTCTGGCCCATCTCGTTTATGAGCCTTCCCTTCGCGATTCAGAGTACCATGGATCATCACATTCTGAAGCCGTACCTCCTGTCGCCGAGCCGGTCAATGAAAGGCAGTACTCTGCAGCATATCTGGGTGACCAAAAGGCTCATCAGGCGGCACTATTGAGGGGAAGATTGGTGACTGGTGGACTTAAATACCTCGAAAGAGA CTTTGAGAGGCATGTCGACGAAACCATTGTTAGGAACCCCAAAGAGGCTGCTCTTGGCGGTGTACCAGGCATCCGTAATAAGATTCGTGCCTTTGTAGACGTTACTTTACGGACAAAAGAAGCTCGAGAGGCATACAAACCTGAGGCTGTCAACGGTACTCTTCTCTGGGCCCAGACCTACTATCTCGTCCGATGCGGATATATTGATGATGCTCTCAATCTTGTGGCGGAGAATCAGCAACATATTAGCCGTGACGATTGGTCTTTCCCCGGTTGTTTCAAGTCAGCCATGCAATCTCCGGAACGTCGACTGTCCAAGACTCAGCGAGACCAGCTTTACAATGATTTCAACGCTCACATCCGTAACAATCCGCTTATCGATCAATTCAAGGCCGCGTTGTATAAGCTTGTTGGCAGATTCGAGTTGAACCGGAAGACCGCCAAGGTTGCGACCACGACTGAAGACTGGATGTGGTTGCAATTGAACTTGGTAAGAGAGAACAGAGATGGGGACGCACCTCAAGAGCAGTACGACCTGGCGGATCTGGGGAGATTGTTGGAAAAGTATGGCAGTGACAAATTTGACGCCAATGGTACAAAACCGTTGGCTTGGTTCaatttgttgttgttcaCTGCACAGTTTGAAAAGTATGTCTGTATATCTTGA
- a CDS encoding GTP-binding protein ypt2: MSGPAGQHYDFLIKLLLIGDSGVGKSCLLLRFCEDSWTPSFITTIGIDFKIRTIELDGKRIKLQIWDTAGQERFRTITTAYYRGAMGILLVYDVTDEKSFNNIRTWLSNIEQHASPGVNKILIGNKCDWEEKRSVTIEQGRALADEFGLRFLETSAKANEGVEEAFFTLARDIKTRLIDSQPQEAAPVQLGADRGGVNVNKQSDSSSGGCC, encoded by the exons ATGTCAGGACCAGCCGGGCAACACTACGACTT tttAATTAAGCTTCTCCTTATCGGTGACTCTG GTGTCGGCAAGTCATGTCTTCTCTTGAGATTCTGTGAGGATTCTTGGactccttctttcatcacTACCATCG GTATTGACTTCAAGATCCGAACAATCGAACTCGATGGGAAGCGAATCAAGTTGCAGATT TGGGATACTGCTG GACAAGAACGTTTCCGAACCATCACTACCGCTTACTACAGAGGTGCCATGGGTATCTTGTTGGTTTATGACGTTACAGATGAAAAGTCCTTCAATA ACATCCGAACTTGGCTTTCCAACATTGAACAACATGCGTCGCCCGGCGTCAACAAGATCCTTATCGGTAACAAGTGCGACTGGGAGGAGAAGCGATCTGTCACAATTGAGCAAGGGCGTGCGCTTGCCGACGAGTTTGGATTGCGGTTCTTGGAGACTAGTGCAAAGGCAAACGAAGGTGTGGAGGAGGCATTTTTCACACTGGCCAG AGATATCAAGACTCGTTTGATTGATTCTCAACCCCAAGAAGCCGCCCCTGTTCAACTCGGTGCGGACCGTGGCGGTGTCAATGTCAACAAGCAAAGcgactcttcttccggcgGATGCTGTTAA
- a CDS encoding glycine cleavage system T protein (genome sequence mistake) gives MLPRLVRPTATTFHVLARRSLATSAVLAQQLKKTPLYDFHVQHKAKMVPFAGYSMPLSYGETGQTTAHNHVRSDAGLFDVSHMLQHNFTGPTAQEFLLTLCPSSLDSLTPFTSTLSVLLNEQGGIIDDTIITKHSDTSFYVVTNAGRADEDKAHITQKLNEWNAAHKGQEVKWETLDGWGLLALQGPKAKDVLQRMTDQDLSQVKFGSSVFADIKTADGQVVKCHIARGGYTGEDGFEVCRFIPLRVHLLIR, from the exons ATGCTCCCCCGACTCGTCCGCCCCACAGCCACAACTTTCCACGTTCTCGCGAGACGTTCTCTCGCTACTTCTGCTGTCCTCGCACAG CAGCTCAAGAAAACACCCTTGTATGACTTTCACGTACAGCACAAGGCCAAGATGGTCCCCTTTGCTGGCTACAGCATGCCCTTGAGCTACGGCGAGACCGGACAGA CCACCGCCCATAACCACGTCCGATCAGACGCTGGCTTATTTGACGTCTCCCATATGCTGCAGCACAACTTTACAGGCCCTACTGCCCAGGAATTCCTGTTGACCCTCTGTCCCTCATCGCTCGATTCACTCACACCGTTCACCTCCACCCTGTCCGTCCTTTTGAACGAGCAAGGAGGTATTATTGACGataccatcatcaccaagCACAGCGACACTTCCTTCTACGTCGTCACTAACGCTGGACGAGCCGACGAGGACAAGGCGCATATCACTCAAAAACTCAACGAGTGGAACGCCGCGCACAAGGGCCAGGAAGTCAAGTGGGAGACGCTTGATGGCTGGGGTCTTTTAGCACTCCAGGGTCCCAAGGCCAAGGACGTGCTTCAGCGAATGACGGACCAGGATTTGAGTCAAGTGAAATTCGGGTCATCTGTCTTTGCGGATATCAAGACGGCCGACGGTCAAGTCGTCAAGTGTCATATCGCCAGAGGCGGTTACACTGGTGAAGATGGCTTTGAAGTATGTCGATTTATCCCTCTTCGcgttcatcttctcatccGCTAA
- a CDS encoding vacuolar membrane protein, whose product MFPDNTTIIDPVGPPYTPPETPADPQRCKLLGTTGLVVQALMGILVIASLVIKKQLEKRKRSWRIWFLDVSKQLVGQAVVHALNLIISDLVAFVGNSNPCSLYFLNVLIDTTIGVGIIFLSLKFFTWLFSSHLGYDGFISGKYGNPPQALFWWKQLLTYVFSIIIMKLLVLLPLTLPHISDLLLGLGHSMLAYFSPSVQVIFVMAVFPLIMNIVQFCLVDQVIKAGGKIDDDDQEEVGGGGGGGGGRIYGTGDEEEGYRRVPEWEHDVDGHASGEDSFTGMTKKEAGAAEAEAEGEETMMARGTGLPLSSPLLSPSRYDGYGSTTPSPVGSPTKSVEGQDLWTRMLGKSKSQGGGSGASSLKGRLGGAAKSGNVNKDTWWAYPEDEDEEDEGGGSAAQRNTRSHAPSPESIRPAGLSAVATRNGSAMFRKNSRTPPEWGTSSALSSHPARRLTSELEREARLTLSPPGSPMVESGGGEREEQVGLDVIHR is encoded by the exons ATGTTTCCGGACAATACGACCATCATAGACCCTGTAGGGCCGCCATACACTCCGCCAGAAACGCCTGCAGATCCACAGAGATGCAAGCTCCTCGGAACAACCGGCCTCGTAGTACAGGCACTCA TGGGCATTCTTGTCATTGCTTCCTTGGTCATTAAAAAGCAActtgaaaagaggaaaCGTTCATGGCGTATTTGGTTCCTCGACGTCAGCAAACAGCTCGTCGGACAGGCAGTCGTCCATGCTCTCAACTTGATA ATATCAGATCTGGTAGCATTTGTGGGGAATAGCAATCCATGTTCATTATATTTCCTCAACGTTCTCATTGACACTACGATTG GTGTCGGTATCATCTTTCTCAGTCTCAAATTCTTTACATGGCTTTTTTCAAGCCATCTCGGTTATGACGGATTCATCAGCGGTAAATATGGGAACCCTCCACAAGCCCTCTT TTGGTGGAAACAACTCCTCACTTATGTgttttccatcatcatcatgaaACTCCTCGTGCTCCTCCCACTCACACTTCCACACATCtctgatcttcttctcggaCTGGGCCACTCTATGCTCGCGTACTTTTCGCCATCTGTGCAGGTCATCTTCGTGATGGCTGTTTTCCCGTTGATCATGAATATAGTGCAGTTTTGTCTGGTTGATCAAGTCATCAAAGCTGGTGGGAAAatcgacgacgacgacCAGGAAGAAgtcggtggtggtggggggGGTGGTGGGGGAAGAATATATGGGAcgggagatgaagaggaagggtatAGAAGAGTACCCGAGTGGGAGCATGATGTGGACGGACACGCGAGCGGAGAAGATTCATTTACGGGAATGACGAAAAAGGAAGCAGGGGCGGCGGAAgcggaggcggagggggaggagacgatgatggcAAGAGGGACGGGTTTACCACTAtcatcacctcttctctcaccGAGTCGGTATGACGGTTATGGAAGCACGACACCGAGTCCCGTGGGGAGCCCGACAAAGTCTGTCGAGGGACAGGACTTGTGGACAAGGATGCTGGGTAAGAGTAAAAGTCAAGGTGGTGGTAGCGGTGCCAGTAGTTTAAAGGGGAGACTGGGAGGAGCAGCAAAGAGCGGAAACGTCAATAAAGATACGTGGTGGGCGTAtcctgaagatgaagatgaagaggatgaagggggCGGATCTGCTGCCCAGCGGAATACACGATCGCACGCCCCCTCACCAGAATCAATACGTCCAGCGGGATTATCTGCGGTAGCGACACGAAACGGCTCGGCCATGTTTCGCAAGAATTCACGTACGCCGCCGGAATGGGGCACATCGTCCGCACTCTCGTCGCATCCTGCTAGACGACTGACATCCGAACTCGAGCGGGAGGCGAGGCTGACACTGAGCCCGCCAGGGTCGCCTATGGTGGAGAGCGGTGGtggggaaagagaggagcAAGTGGGTCTGGATGTCATACACAGGTGA
- a CDS encoding serine/threonine protein kinase: MGLREAFFLNRLMATTASPSSEQGDRPVAFPKSSGRARAVSPLRDSFGQTPESTPSRKSRTTNGSVYITKLIAVKEDGEGSSQSLSHPAHARSASDAIKSQKTKTSNGTPTRQRSSTMLPPHSPTTTAPVDRVAAQVSVGCAKPDIIANMSSFPSFPSLAQAIRQEYAAPSLSRLVLVLEHAPLGTLDRLLRTSPQLVGKKLWGRWAREGTEALEWVHGKGVVHADIKPGNLLLTTDLHIRLSDFGSSLLIHPSHPPTDGLGLGTLPFSPPELVDPSVTFSFPVDIFALGATLYQCITGREPFRGLRSIEMMHHVKKGGLWAYEEEERLSRVGEPYREGVVQAGTPYPSAWRDNYSASSASHILAAGAAGVRRGGSLRVPPTYSTLVEAHEKTVLPPPPPGRPRLKRMTSEESVRANDDAGKSESPAGVKLWAKWVKDGAGVDPVTALLSESDASFPTTDLASSKVNLSRGNSQSLRRSASIRNGLPDTISASRYSPPNTDAEPVSPGTPPSNQHHQHHHPPLTLTIHSPASSAPSHPSPPPSPRPPSIIQRGIYESYADGSPAMLFLDGTERVSEDVRDVLKGMLEPDQWMRYRANEVRERWDELGVGIEEEVESEEDGHCLVQWQGADERE, encoded by the exons ATGGGTTTACGCgaagccttcttcttgaaccGATTAATGGCGACGACGGCATCACCTTCCAGTGAACAAGGCGATCGACCTGTAGCGTTTCCCAAATCGTCgggaagagcgagagcAGTCTCCCCATTGAGAGACAGTTTCGGTCAGACACCCGAATCTACACCCAGCCGCAAGTCGCGTACTACGAACGGAAGTGTCTACATTACCAAACTCATCGCTGtaaaagaagatggtgagggtTCATCACAAAGCTTGTCACACCCTGCGCATGCTCGCTCGGCCTCTGACGCGATCAAGAgccaaaagacaaagacaaGTAACGGTACACCGACTCGTCAGCGTAGCTCGACCATGCTGCCCCCCCACTCGCCAACGACGACCGCGCCAGTCGACCGTGTAGCTGCTCAAGTCTCGGTCGGGTGCGCCAAACCGGACATCATCGCCAACATGTCGTCCTTTCCTTCGTTCCCTTCACTTGCCCAGGCTATCCGACAAGAATACGCCGCGCCGAGTTTATCGCGCCTCGTGTTGGTGCTTGAGCACGCGCCATTAGGCACGCTGGACAGGCTGTTGCGCACAAGTCCACAGTTGGTTGGCAAGAAGCTATGGGGGCGATGGGCGAGGGAAGGAACGGAAGCGCTAGAGTGGGTACATGGGAAAGGCGTTGTACATGCGGATATCAAACCGGGCAACTTGCTC CTCACGACCGACCTCCACATTCGTCTTTCAGACTTTGGCTCGTcactcctcatccatccatctcatccacccACAGACGGTCTCGGCCTCGGCACGCTCCCATTCTCCCCACCCGAACTCGTAGACCCATCCGTcacattctccttcccaGTCGATATCTTTGCCCTTGGTGCTACTCTCTACCAATGCATCACAGGGCGTGAGCCGTTTAGGGGTCTAAGGTCAATCGAGATGATGCACCATGTGAAAAAAGGTGGATTATGGGCgtatgaagaggaagagcgtcTGAGTAGGGTAGGCGAACCGTATCGTGAAGGTGTCGTCCAAGCTGGGACGCCGTACCCTTCCGCATGGCGAGACAATTACTCTGCCTCCTCTGCATCTCACATCCTTGCCGCTGGGGCAGCAGGTGTTCGCCGTGGAGGATCTCTCCGTGTGCCGCCCACATATTCGACCCTTGTGGAAGCACACGAAAAAACTGTtctaccaccaccaccgccagGTCGACcgaggttgaagagaatgacATCCGAAGAGTCGGTCCGCGCGAATGACGATGCCGGGAAATCCGAGTCGCCGGCGGGCGTAAAACTATGGGCAAAATGGGTCAAGGACGGGGCGGGTGTCGATCCCGTCACGGCGTTGCTGTCCGAGTCGGATGCGAGTTTCCCGACGACTGATCTTGCGTCGAGCAAGGTGAATCTCTCAAGAGGGAATAGTCagagtttgagaaggagcgCGTCGATTAGAAACGGCCTCCCCGATACGATCTCGGCGAGTAGATATTCACCTCCCAACACTGATGCCGAACCCGTTTCTCCTGGAACGCCTCCAAGCAaccaacaccaccaacaccaccacccacCTCTGACACTCACCATCCATTCACCTGCCTCCTCCGCACCTTCTCACCCTTCACCACCCCCATCACCCCGGcctccatccatcatccagaGGGGTATTTACGAATCGTACGCTGACGGCTCGCCCGCCATGTTGTTCTTGGACGGTACAGAGAGAGTGTCAGAAGACGTGCGAGATGTGTTAAAGGGCATGTTGGAGCCCGATCAGTGGATGAGGTACAGAGCGAATGAAGTGCGAGAGAGGTGGGATGAGCTAGGGGTAGGgatcgaggaggaagtagagtcggaagaagatggacatTGTCTTGTACAATGGCAAGGTGCAGATGAGCGAGAGTAA